Proteins from a genomic interval of Cygnus olor isolate bCygOlo1 chromosome 9, bCygOlo1.pri.v2, whole genome shotgun sequence:
- the NPPC gene encoding C-type natriuretic peptide → MQISPLLAGGLLLALLSVRLEAKPASQLPQKASRGAAAAAAAAAAAPPEAAGAERDKERDKDKEKERSRGTGPREAREARAETRPRAGWARLLQDPPGRRHKGLQKKGLGKGCFGLKLDRIGAMSGLGC, encoded by the exons ATGCAGATCTCACCCTTGCTGGCTGGTGGACTTTTACTTGCTCTGCTCTCCGTCAGGCTGGAGGCGAAGCCGGCGTCGCAGCTCCCACAGAAG GCTtcccgcggggcggcggcggcggcggcggcggcggcggcggctccgcctGAGGCGGCGGGCGCGGAGCGGGACAAGGAGCGGGACAAGGACAAGGAGAAGGAGCGGAGCCGCGGCACCGGCCCCAGGGAGGCTCGGGAGGCCCGGGCCGAAACCCGGCCTCGGGCGGGCTGGGCGAGGCTGCTGCAGGACCCGCCGGGCCGCCGCCACAAGGGCCTGCAGAAGAAAGGGCTCGGCAAGGGCTGCTTCGGCCTCAAGCTGGACCGCATCGGCGCCATGAGCGGCCTCGGCTGCTGA